Genomic window (Streptomyces cadmiisoli):
AGGCGCGCTGCGCCGCCTCCAGCAGCTCGTGGACGCGCCCGCGCAGCCGGCGGGTGATGGCACCCGCGTACTGGTCGCCGGGCGCCTCGACCGGCTCGCCGACCCGGATGGTGACCGGCAGGTGGCTGCGGCGGAAGTTGCGCGGGTGCCCCTTGGTCCACAGCCGCTGCGTGCCCCACACGGCCATCGGGATCAGCGGGACGCCCGCCTCCTGAGCCATGCGCGCGGCGCCGGACTTGAAGCTCTTCAGCGTGAACGACTGGGAGATCGTGGCCTCGGGGAAGACTCCGACGATCTCGCCGGAGCGCAGCGAGTCCAGGGCGTGCGCGTAGGCCGTCTCGCCGCGCTTGCGGTCGACCGGGATGTGCTTCATGCCGCGCATCAGCGGACCGGAGACCTTGTGCCGGAAGACGGACTCCTTCGCCATGAAGCGCACCAGGCGCTTCTGCGGGAGAGCCGCCATTCCGTTGAAGATGAAGTCCAGGTAGCTGATGTGATTGCTCACCAGCACGGCGCCGCCCGAGCGCGGGATGTTCTCCGACCCCTTGCAGTCGATCTTGAGGTCCCACGCCTTGAACATGGTGAGTGCGAGTCCGACGACGGGGCGGTAGACGAGTTCTGCCATGGGCGGAGTCTGACCCTTCCTGCTCGGCCTGGGAAGGGACTCCCGGCGGAAAAGCTACGTAGCCGTAGGTTTACGGCATCTCGCAGATCGTGCCCCAAGAACGTGCGAGGAGCCAGCCCCGGTGCCCGCCCGGCGCGAGATCCTCGTCACGTCGGCCCCTGAATCACCTCGTGCTTTTAACAGTTCATTACTTCACGCGTACCACCATTCGCTGGGCGAGCAGGTACATCTCGCAGCCCAGGCAGAACCCGAATGCAGCATTGAGAAACGCGGCACCGAGCGCGAGGCCGGTCGCCGCGAGCCCGAGCCATTCGGGGCCCAGTGTGAACCCGACCAGCCCGACACCCGCGAAGACCAGACCCACCGCCTGCGCGAACCGCGGCGGTTCGGGCGACTCGAACTCCGTCGGCGGCCCGATCCGGGGCCGCACGAACCTGCGGAACACCCAGCCGTACGGCGAACGGCCCACGCCGCCCGCGGTGCCGAGCGCGAATGCGACGGTCTGCCAGGCGAGCAGCCAGGCGCTCCCGGTGGTCAGCGCGACCGCCAGGACGACGGTCGTCACGGCCGCCCCGAAGCGCGGCCCCCTCACATCGATGTCCATGAATCCAGCATTCCGCAGCGGGATCGCCCACGGCAGGCGGGAATCTTTGCGGTCTCGTGAACGCTTCACCCGGCGATGACAGGACTGACGGGACTCGTGGTGTGTCTGGCGGTGCTCGCGGCGACGAGCGTGTTCGGAGGACTGCACCGCCGGCGAAGTGGGAGAGTGCGGGTGCGCGGACGTGACGAGGGGAAGCGGCTCGGCGCGGCCGAGCTGGGCGCGGAACTCGGCGAGCGTGCCACGCTGGTGCAGTTCTCGAGCGCTTTCTGCGCGCCCTGCCGGGCGACCCGGCGGGTCCTCGGCGAGGTGGCCGGCGTGGTCCCCGGGGTCACGCACATCGAGATCGACGCCGAGGCCCATCTGGACCTCGTGCGCGCACTCGACATCCTCAAGACACCGACCGTGCTGGTGCTGGACGCCGACGGCCGGGTCGTGCGACGGGCCGCCGGGCTGCCGCGCAAGGCCGACGTCATCGCCGCCCTGGGGGAGGCGGTCTGAGTGGCGACGCCCGGTCGGCGGGCCTTCGGATCCCGGAACGAACTTGACTGCGCGCAACACCTATCGTCAACCTGACCGTATGCCTTCGGAACTCCTTCTCTTCGGGCGGGCCCATGTCGACCTGGCCCGCACCGCGAGCGCGTGCTGTCCGGGTCGTTGAACAACCCCGGACCTCTCCCCGCGCACGGCTCCGCCGCCGCGGGGGACCGCCCCCTCTCGCAGAAGGCCGACTCCATGACGGCAACGCCCCACCTCGACACCCCGCGCGCCGCCTCCCCCGATCTGCTCCGCGCGGTCTTCCGGCGGCACGCGGCCGGGGTCGTGGTGATCACCGCCCCGGGCGACGCGGGTCCGGTCGGCTTCACCGCCACCTCGCTCACCTCGGTCTCCGCCGAGCCGCCGATGCTGTCCTTCGTGATCGGTACGGGTTCGTCCAGCTGGCCCGCGGTCTCGCGGGCCGGCCACGTCGGGGTGCACATACTCGGTGAACACCAGCAGGAGTTGGCCGCCACCTTCGCGCGCAGCGGCGCCGACCGGTTCGGCGCACCCACGGCCTGGCGCGAGGGCCCGCAGGGCGTCCCCGTGCTCGACGGCGTACTGGCCTGGCTGGTGTGCCGGGTGCACGCGCGGGTGCCGGCGGGCGATCATCACATCGTGGTCGCGGAGATCGCCCTGGGCGCCCCGTCGCGTTCGGGCCGCCCGCTCGTCTACCACCAAGGGCGCTTCACGGCTCTGCGGGATTGAGCACAGGCCCACCGGCCTGCGAAGCCGTCGAGTTCCGGTTACGCTGCGTTGCGAAGGTCACAGTTCAAAGCGCTTGCTTAGCGGGAACGAACTGGGTGTACTGACGAGTAATATTTCGTTCGGAGCGCGGGTCGCCCCGATCGGGACCGGCCGCTTCAGGCGCCTATGCTGCCTGCAAGCAGGCAGCCGAGAAATGACGATGCAGTAGGAGAGCCGGCGTGAGCTTGAGGATCGTTGTCACTGTGAAGTACGTGCCCGACGCCACTGGCGACCGGCACTTCGCCGATGACCTGACCGTCGACCGTGACGACGTCGACGGTCTGCTCTCCGAGCTGGACGAGTACGCGGTCGAGCAGGCGCTGCGGATCGCGGAGGACGCCGACGACGCCGAGGTGACGGTGCTGACGGTGGGTCCGGAGGACGCGAAGGACGCGCTGCGCAAGGCGCTGTCGATGGGCGCGGACAAGGCGGTCCACGTCGAGGACGACGACCTGCACGGCACCGACGCCATCGGCACCTCGCTGGTGCTGGCCAAGGCCATCGAGAAGGCCGGCTACGACCTGGTCATCTCCGGTATGGCCTCCACCGACGGCACCATGGGCGTCGTCCCGGCGCTGGTCGCCGAGCGCCTGGGCGTGCCGCAGGTGACGCTGCTGTCCGAGGTCGCGGTCGACGGCGGCACGGTCAAGGGCCGCCGCGACGGCGACGCCGCCTCCGAGCAGCTCGAGGCGCAGCTCCCGGCCGTCGTCTCCGTCACCGACCAGTCGGGCGAGGCGCGTTACCCGTCCTTCAAGGGCATCATGGCGGCGAAGAAGAAGCCGGTGGAGTCCTGGGACCTGTCGGACCTGGACATCGAGGCCGAGGAGGTCGGTCTCGACGGCGCGTTCACCAAGGTCGAGACCGTCACCGAGCGTCCGGCCCGCACGGCCGGCACCATCGTCAAGGACGAGGGCGAGGGCGGCAAGCAGCTCGCTGAGTTCCTCGCGAGCCAGAAGTTCATCTAAGGGCTCGCCCCCGCTGACCGCCCCTCAACTTCGTTACGCAGGAGAGCATTCCCATGGCTGAAGTCCTCGTCTACGTCGACCACGTGGACGGTGCCGTCCGCAAGCCGACCCTCGAGCTGCTGACCCTGGCCCGCCGCCTCGGCGAGCCGGTCGCCGTCGCCCTCGGCAACGGCGCCGCCGACACCGCCGCCACGCTCGCCGAGCACGGCGCGGTGAAGGTCCTCACCCACGACGCCGCCGAGTACGCCG
Coding sequences:
- a CDS encoding lysophospholipid acyltransferase family protein; the encoded protein is MAELVYRPVVGLALTMFKAWDLKIDCKGSENIPRSGGAVLVSNHISYLDFIFNGMAALPQKRLVRFMAKESVFRHKVSGPLMRGMKHIPVDRKRGETAYAHALDSLRSGEIVGVFPEATISQSFTLKSFKSGAARMAQEAGVPLIPMAVWGTQRLWTKGHPRNFRRSHLPVTIRVGEPVEAPGDQYAGAITRRLRGRVHELLEAAQRAYPGRPRGAEDSWWLPAHLGGSAPTPDEVRKAEAR
- a CDS encoding DUF4395 domain-containing protein, translated to MDIDVRGPRFGAAVTTVVLAVALTTGSAWLLAWQTVAFALGTAGGVGRSPYGWVFRRFVRPRIGPPTEFESPEPPRFAQAVGLVFAGVGLVGFTLGPEWLGLAATGLALGAAFLNAAFGFCLGCEMYLLAQRMVVRVK
- a CDS encoding thioredoxin family protein; translated protein: MTGLVVCLAVLAATSVFGGLHRRRSGRVRVRGRDEGKRLGAAELGAELGERATLVQFSSAFCAPCRATRRVLGEVAGVVPGVTHIEIDAEAHLDLVRALDILKTPTVLVLDADGRVVRRAAGLPRKADVIAALGEAV
- a CDS encoding flavin reductase family protein gives rise to the protein MTATPHLDTPRAASPDLLRAVFRRHAAGVVVITAPGDAGPVGFTATSLTSVSAEPPMLSFVIGTGSSSWPAVSRAGHVGVHILGEHQQELAATFARSGADRFGAPTAWREGPQGVPVLDGVLAWLVCRVHARVPAGDHHIVVAEIALGAPSRSGRPLVYHQGRFTALRD
- a CDS encoding electron transfer flavoprotein subunit beta/FixA family protein, with the protein product MSLRIVVTVKYVPDATGDRHFADDLTVDRDDVDGLLSELDEYAVEQALRIAEDADDAEVTVLTVGPEDAKDALRKALSMGADKAVHVEDDDLHGTDAIGTSLVLAKAIEKAGYDLVISGMASTDGTMGVVPALVAERLGVPQVTLLSEVAVDGGTVKGRRDGDAASEQLEAQLPAVVSVTDQSGEARYPSFKGIMAAKKKPVESWDLSDLDIEAEEVGLDGAFTKVETVTERPARTAGTIVKDEGEGGKQLAEFLASQKFI